A window of Strigops habroptila isolate Jane chromosome 5, bStrHab1.2.pri, whole genome shotgun sequence contains these coding sequences:
- the LOC115608223 gene encoding glutathione S-transferase omega-1-like, translated as MAGDHSRSLGKGSAAPGPVPEGVIRLYSMRFCPFAQRTRLVLRDKGISHEVININLKNKPDWFFEKNPFGLVPVLETSKGQLIYESPITCEYLDEAFPGKKLMPSDPYERAFQKMLLEHFSKITALILKYLGAVKDGQDTTAVKAEIAEKFGKFEEVLSKRNTTFYGGDSISMLDYMIWPWFERLEPLQLKDSLSHTPKLQRWMEAMKEDPAVKATVTDPQIYKDYLQLYLKNSPEACDYGL; from the exons ATGGCGGGCGATCACTCTCGCAGCCTGGGCAAGG GGAGCGCGGCGCCGGGGCCGGTGCCTGAAGGGGTGATTCGGCTCTACAGCATGCGGTTCTGCCCCTTCGCACAGAGAACGCGCCTCGTCCTCCGCGACAAGGGCATTAG CCATGAAGTAATCAACATCAATCTGAAGAACAAACCTGACTGGTTCTTTGAGAAGAACCCCTTTGGGCTGGTTCCTGTTCTGGAGACCAGCAAGGGCCAGCTGATCTATGAGTCCCCAATCACTTGTGAATATTTGGATGAAGCCTTTCCGGGGAAGAAGTTGATGCCTTCAGACCCATATGAGCGAGCCTTTCAGAAGATGCTCTTGGAACACTTCTCAAAG ATAACAGCATTGATCTTGAAGTATTTGGGGGCAGTCAAAGATGGACAGGACACCACGGCAGTGAAAGCAGAGATTGCTGAGAAGTTTGGCAAATTTGAAGAG GTTCTGTCCAAACGTAACACCACGTTTTATGGAGGGGACTCCATCTCCATGCTTGACTACATGATCTGGCCGTGGTTTGAACGTCTGGAACCATTACAGCTGAAGGA CTCTTTGAGTCACACCCCAAAGCTCCAACGCTGGATGGAGGCCATGAAGGAGGACCCTGCTGTCAAGGCTACAGTGACTGACCCACAGATATATAAAGATTACCTGCAGCTCTATTTGAAGAACAGCCCTGAGGCATGTGATTATGGGCTCTGA